The Methanosarcina acetivorans C2A genome includes the window TATTCGTAAAGCGAGGGTCTTTCATAATATATGTATCCATTGCCTTGAAAGTACTGCTGACAATTCGGTATATCTTTATTGCCAGTTCTCTTTCCTCGCCTTCTGCATAGAAGACATTCGCTTCCTTTCCAGTACTGATGGCTCCCCCCATCGCCTTTATTATGCCTTTGTTGGAAAGGGTATAAAGGATTTTAAGGGTGGGTACGTCGAATACATTTTCTTCCACCTTCAGCCTGTCGGAGTCTTTCTTCCTTGCCCGCGACTTGTCCCTCGCACTATCGATGCGCTTTATTTTTTCGTCCTGGTCCATTCCCATGTTACCCTTTCAGGTATCCTTTTCTCTCGAGCCAGTCTACCTGCGGCCTTGTGTATTTCCATATCACGTCTGCCTTTTCATTCTGGAACTCCCATGGCACTACAATGACAACGTCTCCTTCTCTAATCCAGGTCTTCTTTTTCATCGAACCGGGGATTCTCCCCATGCGGACGACTCCGTCCATACAGCGAAGCCTGAGGCGATTTGCACCAAGGAGGCTTTCAACGGTTGCCAGAATTTCGTTATTTTCCCTGCGCGGTGTGCGTACTCTTGTAAATGTTTCTTCTGTGCTGGGGGTGGCTCTTGATGTAGGTTTCTTTAAGTCTGCCAGTGTGATACCTCGTCATATTAGTTCAATTATTATTGTATCTTTTATTTTTATAGCCTTAAATATCCTATATCTCTTTTTTATTTTTATAGCCTTAAATATCCTATATCTCTTTTTTCGGTCTTTAAGGTTATTTGTCGTGCGACTTTCAACTTCCTGTTGTTATTTTAATGCTGCGCTTTTCTGCTTACTTTTTTGTCTCTTCTTACTATTATTTTTTTCTAAGTAATTGCCGGAGCGACAGGTATATATATCGGATGTGTCTTTTTATGTCTCACACGCAGAACAAGCGTGCTCCGCTCTCGAATTGTTAATTTAAGGGTGGAATTCAGGAACTGAAAAAAACAAAATTTCATTACATGTTATTTTTGTTTTTCTTTCGAATGTATCTTGGATGAAAAGCTTTATATATCTAAACTAATGTATATGTGTTTCCAGTCTCAGCATGAATCTTATTGTGCTGACTGGTTTTCTCATAGTTTTGCTGTTTGATATTTCGTTATGTCAAATGGGAAATAAATGATCTTAAATACTATGAGCGCACAAAAGCATATTCCCGTTCTAACATGGGTTCATTTACATGTTAGATGGTTTTTTCCATAGTGATCCTGTAAAGATATCTCCTTTTTGAGGAGCTAATCAATATCTTTAAATACTATGGATGCGTAATTACAACTTCCTGCATCATAGATGCAGTAATTACTAATCATGTAGTGGGGTCAGGAGTTCTTTCCTGTCTGACGAGGATTTGTCGGTTCGGTTAATTCTGGGTGATAGATGTTTTTCAAATATCTATCGCGAAAAATGAACTAACTGAATTGATGTTGTTAGTGCAAGTTTCTGCGACCAAGACCTTTAATTTTAAGTGTGCGATACCTTAACAATTCTGGTTGATCCTGCCAGAGGTTACTGCTATCGGTGTTCGCCTAAGCCATGCGAGTCATATGTTCTTTGTGAACATGGCGTACTGCTCAGTAACACGTGGATAACCTGCCCTTGGGTCCGGCATAACCCCGGGAAACTGGGGATAATACCGGATAACGCACATATGCTGGAATGCTTTCTGCGTAAAACGGATTCGTCTGCCCAAGGATGGGTCTGCGGCCTATCAGGTAGTAGTGGGTGTAACGTACCTACTAGCCGACAACGGGTACGGGTTGTGAGAGCAAGAGCCCGGAGATGGATTCTGAGACATGAATCCAGGCCCTACGGGGCGCAGCAGGCGCGAAAACTTTACAATGCGGGAAACCGTGATAAGGGGACACCGAGTGCCAGCATCATATGCTGGCTGTCCGGATGTGTAAAATACATCTGTTAGCAAGGGCCGGGCAAGACCGGTGCCAGCCGCCGCGGTAACACCGGCGGCCCGAGTGGTGATCGTGATTATTGGGTCTAAAGGGTCCGTAGCCGGTTTGGTCAGTCCTCCGGGAAATCTGACAGCTCAACTGTTAGGCTTTCGGGGGATACTGCCAGACTTGGAACCGGGAGAGGTAAGAGGTACTACAGGGGTAGGAGTGAAATCTTGTAATCCCTGTGGGACCACCTGTGGCGAAGGCGTCTTACCAGAACGGGTTCGACGGTGAGGGACGAAAGCTGGGGGCACGAACCGGATTAGATACCCGGGTAGTCCCAGCCGTAAACGATGCTCGCTAGGTGTCAGGCATGGCGCGACCGTGTCTGGTGCCGCAGGGAAGCCGTGAAGCGAGCCACCTGGGAAGTACGGCCGCAAGGCTGAAACTTAAAGGAATTGGCGGGGGAGCACAACAACGGGTGGAGCCTGCGGTTTAATTGGACTCAACGCCGGACAACTCACCGGGGACGACAGCAATATGTAGGCCAGGCCGAAGACCTTGCCTGAATCGCTGAGAGGAGGTGCATGGCCGTCGCCAGTTCGTACTGTGAAGCATCCTGTTAAGTCAGGCAACGAGCGAGACCCGTGCCCACTGTTACCAGCATGTCCTCCGGGACGATGGGTACTCTGTGGGGACCGCCGGTGTTAAATCGGAGGAAGGTGCGGGCCACGGTAGGTCAGTATGCCCCGAATTTCCCGGGCTACACGCGGGCTACAAT containing:
- the eif1A gene encoding translation initiation factor eIF-1A, whose translation is MADLKKPTSRATPSTEETFTRVRTPRRENNEILATVESLLGANRLRLRCMDGVVRMGRIPGSMKKKTWIREGDVVIVVPWEFQNEKADVIWKYTRPQVDWLERKGYLKG